The following proteins are encoded in a genomic region of Ornithodoros turicata isolate Travis chromosome 6, ASM3712646v1, whole genome shotgun sequence:
- the LOC135398946 gene encoding forkhead box protein P2-like isoform X7 → MMNTLAQQQMQQILQHQVLSPSQLQQILTTQQQTFLFQQQQHQQQQQHQKQLETVIPQLQEQLQFIMVQQSQVLQQLNGMNNSSGAAIASADKNKPGRQQLQLQLQQLALQQHQIMQQLQLSHRQYLLGLPPFLLPQAMNTDLQSLWKEGGQVLDDGPLKAAGLNGLLTGSTGTGSNLSNVGGALSSRQSPTLPSVSPALQQQLQQPQQQRMVNGGVSNNHIQQQQHALPSGGGLPSHGGSVEGGGSASSSPSTFQQHAGKEEKSSSASSHALYGHGVCKWPGCDAECEDYQAFLRHLNTEHQLDDRSTAQARVQMQVVSQLELQLDKERDRLQSMMAHLHMKPPNGSSSGSGNKDLMLTSTPKPAASSPQALPVMSISPSPPPLTMTTVSSALVPSRLLALPASNQSGGGGSGPIRRRLSDKGVSPLSGIDVPSLPDSSIRRRVAERANLDITEEIQRNREFYKSADVRPPFTYASLIRQAIIESPDKQLTLNEIYNWFQNTFCYFRRNAATWKNAVRHNLSLHKCFMRVENVKGAVWTVDEIEFYKRRPQRLQDRIAGGLPVPSQQVGQRSVRSPTLQQSPGLYGDSLNASLQAVDVQAALAESNLSFLSAAMSGASGSAPIASVASIMPSPRPPSAGNTSLGNMASINEAERFVISMVGQGLPGERLTSFPWPHYSNGVHIKQEPEVEEPSSDMEDNMDTSHPLAIAASTNEEESTETRPPSGGGDHVGQQGSHSGNNNSSSTAKDCEDEEEAEDLSLSSSTTTPSETPVSVSSCPP, encoded by the exons ATGATGAACACACTCGCCCAGCAGCAGATGCAGCAGATCCTACAGCACCAAGTGCTCTCGCCTTCCCAGCTACAACAGATCCTCACCACACAGCAGCAAACCTTCCTCTTCCAACAGCAG CAACaccaacagcagcagcaacaccAGAAACAGCTGGAGACGGTGATCCCTCAACTGCAGGAGCAGCTCCAGTTCATCATGGTGCAGCAGAGCCAAGTGCTCCAGCAGCTGAACGGCATGAACAATAGCAGCGGTGCTGCTATCGCCTCCGCGGACAAGAACAAGCCGGGACgacagcagctgcagctgcagtTGCAGCAGCTTGCCCTTCAGCAGCACCAGATCATGCAGCAGCTTCAGCTATCGCACAGGCAGTACCTCCTCGGCCTCCCTCCCTTTCTCCTACCGCAAG CCATGAACACGGACTTGCAGTCTCTCTGGAAGGAGGGTGGGCAAGTCTTGGACGACGGCCCCCTAAAAGCTGCGGGCCTCAACGGCCTACTGACGGGCTCCACGGGAACCGGCTCGAACCTCAGCAACGTTGGCGGTGCCCTGAGCAGTCGGCAGTCGCCGACGCTGCCGAGCGTGTCTCCGGCGCTCCAGCAGCAGCTCCAGCAGCCCCAGCAGCAACGAATGGTGAACGGCGGAGTGTCCAACAACCATATCCAACAACAGCAACACGCGCTGCCCTCGGGAGGAGGTCTTCCGTCTCACGGGGGCAGCGTAGAAGGGGGAGGCTCGGCGTCGTCATCACCGTCCACGTTCCAGCAGCACGCGGGGAAGGAGGAGAAGTCTTCCAGTGCCAGTAGCCATGCCTTGTACGGCCACGGTGTCTGCAAGTGGCCAGGCTGCGATGCTGAATGCGAGGATTACCAGGCGTTCTTAAG ACACCTGAACACCGAACATCAGCTGGATGACCGAAGTACAGCACAGGCCAGAGTCCAGATGCAAGTAGTTTCTCAACTGGAGCTGCAGCTTGACAAAGAGCGAGACAGGCTCCAGTCAATGATGGCCCATCTTCATATGAAACCTCCCAATGGAAGTTCCTCTGGATCTGGAAACAAAGACCTG ATGCTGACTTCGACCCCCAAGCCAGCAGCGTCCTCCCCTCAGGCCCTGCCAGTGATGTCCATCAGTCCAAGCCCTCCCCCTCTGACCATGACGACGGTGTCCAGTGCGCTGGTGCCCAGTAGGCTCCTGGCACTTCCAGCGTCGAATCAGTCAGGCGGAGGTGGCTCGGGGCCCATTCGGCGGAGGCTGAGTGATAAGGGCGTTTCTCCGCTCTCAG GCATAGATGTACCGTCATTACCTGATTCCTCCATTCGGCGGAGGGTCGCGGAGAGAGCTAACTTGGACATTACGGAAG AAATCCAGCGAAATCGCGAGTTTTACAAGTCCGCAGATGTTCGGCCTCCATTCACGTACGCCTCTCTCATTCGGCAG GCTATAATCGAATCTCCTGATAAACAGCTAACGCTGAATGAGATATACAACTGGTTCCAGAATACTTTCTGCTACTTCCGTAGGAATGCTGCAACTTGGAAG AATGCGGTGAGACACAACCTAAGCCTACACAAATGTTTTATGCGTGTTGAGAACGTTAAGGGGGCTGTATGGACTGTGGACGAAATAGAATTCTACAAGCGTAGACCCCAGCGCCTCCAAGATCGGATAGCAGG GGGTTTACCGGTGCCTTCACAGCAAGTTGGACAAAGGTCAGTTCGTAGTCCAACGCTCCAGCAAAGTCCGGGTCTCTACGGAGATTCCCTCAATGCTTCATTGCAAG CGGTGGACGTGCAGGCGGCTCTGGCAGAGAGCAACCTGTCATTCCTCAGTGCAGCAATGTCTGGAGCATCAGGCAGTGCACCTATTGCTAGTGTGGCCAGCATCATGCCCAGCCCACGACCTCCCAGTGCTGGAAACACTTCTCTCGGCAACATGGCCTCCATCAATGAAGCTGAGAGATTTGTCATCAGTATGGTGGGCCAGGGTCTACCGGGGGAGAGGCTAACCAG TTTCCCCTGGCCTCACTACAGCAATGGCGTCCACATCAAGCAGGAGCCAGAAGTAGAGGAGCCAAGTAGTGACATGGAAGACAACATGGACACATCCCACCCCTTGGCCATTGCTGCCTCCACCAATGAAGAGGAGTCCACAGAAACCCGTCCACCATCAGGAGGAGGCGACCACGTCGGCCAGCAGGGAAGTCACAGTgggaacaacaacagcagcagcacagcCAAGGACTGCGAAGACGAAGAAGAGGCCGAGGACTTGTCGCTCTCGTCGTCGACGACGACGCCCTCCGAGACTCCAGTCAGTGTGTCGTCGTGTCCTCCTTAG
- the LOC135398946 gene encoding forkhead box protein P2-like isoform X4 — MTLEDDRMMDHEGDSEAAINLSTSQAAARPPNTTPTTNGVVHDDLADNQSPVAASKAQPSLQAGGGRAWEKGDLSPLLMMNTLAQQQMQQILQHQVLSPSQLQQILTTQQQTFLFQQQQHQQQQQHQKQLETVIPQLQEQLQFIMVQQSQVLQQLNGMNNSSGAAIASADKNKPGRQQLQLQLQQLALQQHQIMQQLQLSHRQYLLGLPPFLLPQAMNTDLQSLWKEGGQVLDDGPLKAAGLNGLLTGSTGTGSNLSNVGGALSSRQSPTLPSVSPALQQQLQQPQQQRMVNGGVSNNHIQQQQHALPSGGGLPSHGGSVEGGGSASSSPSTFQQHAGKEEKSSSASSHALYGHGVCKWPGCDAECEDYQAFLRHLNTEHQLDDRSTAQARVQMQVVSQLELQLDKERDRLQSMMAHLHMKPPNGSSSGSGNKDLMLTSTPKPAASSPQALPVMSISPSPPPLTMTTVSSALVPSRLLALPASNQSGGGGSGPIRRRLSDKGVSPLSGIDVPSLPDSSIRRRVAERANLDITEEIQRNREFYKSADVRPPFTYASLIRQAIIESPDKQLTLNEIYNWFQNTFCYFRRNAATWKNAVRHNLSLHKCFMRVENVKGAVWTVDEIEFYKRRPQRLQDRIAGGLPVPSQQVGQRSVRSPTLQQSPGLYGDSLNASLQAVDVQAALAESNLSFLSAAMSGASGSAPIASVASIMPSPRPPSAGNTSLGNMASINEAERFVISMVGQGLPGERLTSFPWPHYSNGVHIKQEPEVEEPSSDMEDNMDTSHPLAIAASTNEEESTETRPPSGGGDHVGQQGSHSGNNNSSSTAKDCEDEEEAEDLSLSSSTTTPSETPVSVSSCPP, encoded by the exons AGCCCTGTGGCGGCGTCGAAGGCGCAACCGTCCCTTCAGGCCGGGGGCGGTCGTGCCTGGGAGAAAGGGGATCTGTCTCCGCTGCTGATGATGAACACACTCGCCCAGCAGCAGATGCAGCAGATCCTACAGCACCAAGTGCTCTCGCCTTCCCAGCTACAACAGATCCTCACCACACAGCAGCAAACCTTCCTCTTCCAACAGCAG CAACaccaacagcagcagcaacaccAGAAACAGCTGGAGACGGTGATCCCTCAACTGCAGGAGCAGCTCCAGTTCATCATGGTGCAGCAGAGCCAAGTGCTCCAGCAGCTGAACGGCATGAACAATAGCAGCGGTGCTGCTATCGCCTCCGCGGACAAGAACAAGCCGGGACgacagcagctgcagctgcagtTGCAGCAGCTTGCCCTTCAGCAGCACCAGATCATGCAGCAGCTTCAGCTATCGCACAGGCAGTACCTCCTCGGCCTCCCTCCCTTTCTCCTACCGCAAG CCATGAACACGGACTTGCAGTCTCTCTGGAAGGAGGGTGGGCAAGTCTTGGACGACGGCCCCCTAAAAGCTGCGGGCCTCAACGGCCTACTGACGGGCTCCACGGGAACCGGCTCGAACCTCAGCAACGTTGGCGGTGCCCTGAGCAGTCGGCAGTCGCCGACGCTGCCGAGCGTGTCTCCGGCGCTCCAGCAGCAGCTCCAGCAGCCCCAGCAGCAACGAATGGTGAACGGCGGAGTGTCCAACAACCATATCCAACAACAGCAACACGCGCTGCCCTCGGGAGGAGGTCTTCCGTCTCACGGGGGCAGCGTAGAAGGGGGAGGCTCGGCGTCGTCATCACCGTCCACGTTCCAGCAGCACGCGGGGAAGGAGGAGAAGTCTTCCAGTGCCAGTAGCCATGCCTTGTACGGCCACGGTGTCTGCAAGTGGCCAGGCTGCGATGCTGAATGCGAGGATTACCAGGCGTTCTTAAG ACACCTGAACACCGAACATCAGCTGGATGACCGAAGTACAGCACAGGCCAGAGTCCAGATGCAAGTAGTTTCTCAACTGGAGCTGCAGCTTGACAAAGAGCGAGACAGGCTCCAGTCAATGATGGCCCATCTTCATATGAAACCTCCCAATGGAAGTTCCTCTGGATCTGGAAACAAAGACCTG ATGCTGACTTCGACCCCCAAGCCAGCAGCGTCCTCCCCTCAGGCCCTGCCAGTGATGTCCATCAGTCCAAGCCCTCCCCCTCTGACCATGACGACGGTGTCCAGTGCGCTGGTGCCCAGTAGGCTCCTGGCACTTCCAGCGTCGAATCAGTCAGGCGGAGGTGGCTCGGGGCCCATTCGGCGGAGGCTGAGTGATAAGGGCGTTTCTCCGCTCTCAG GCATAGATGTACCGTCATTACCTGATTCCTCCATTCGGCGGAGGGTCGCGGAGAGAGCTAACTTGGACATTACGGAAG AAATCCAGCGAAATCGCGAGTTTTACAAGTCCGCAGATGTTCGGCCTCCATTCACGTACGCCTCTCTCATTCGGCAG GCTATAATCGAATCTCCTGATAAACAGCTAACGCTGAATGAGATATACAACTGGTTCCAGAATACTTTCTGCTACTTCCGTAGGAATGCTGCAACTTGGAAG AATGCGGTGAGACACAACCTAAGCCTACACAAATGTTTTATGCGTGTTGAGAACGTTAAGGGGGCTGTATGGACTGTGGACGAAATAGAATTCTACAAGCGTAGACCCCAGCGCCTCCAAGATCGGATAGCAGG GGGTTTACCGGTGCCTTCACAGCAAGTTGGACAAAGGTCAGTTCGTAGTCCAACGCTCCAGCAAAGTCCGGGTCTCTACGGAGATTCCCTCAATGCTTCATTGCAAG CGGTGGACGTGCAGGCGGCTCTGGCAGAGAGCAACCTGTCATTCCTCAGTGCAGCAATGTCTGGAGCATCAGGCAGTGCACCTATTGCTAGTGTGGCCAGCATCATGCCCAGCCCACGACCTCCCAGTGCTGGAAACACTTCTCTCGGCAACATGGCCTCCATCAATGAAGCTGAGAGATTTGTCATCAGTATGGTGGGCCAGGGTCTACCGGGGGAGAGGCTAACCAG TTTCCCCTGGCCTCACTACAGCAATGGCGTCCACATCAAGCAGGAGCCAGAAGTAGAGGAGCCAAGTAGTGACATGGAAGACAACATGGACACATCCCACCCCTTGGCCATTGCTGCCTCCACCAATGAAGAGGAGTCCACAGAAACCCGTCCACCATCAGGAGGAGGCGACCACGTCGGCCAGCAGGGAAGTCACAGTgggaacaacaacagcagcagcacagcCAAGGACTGCGAAGACGAAGAAGAGGCCGAGGACTTGTCGCTCTCGTCGTCGACGACGACGCCCTCCGAGACTCCAGTCAGTGTGTCGTCGTGTCCTCCTTAG
- the LOC135398946 gene encoding forkhead box protein P2-like isoform X5 produces MMDHEGDSEAAINLSTSQAAARPPNTTPTTNGVVHDDLADNQSPVAASKAQPSLQAGGGRAWEKGDLSPLLMMNTLAQQQMQQILQHQVLSPSQLQQILTTQQQTFLFQQQQHQQQQQHQKQLETVIPQLQEQLQFIMVQQSQVLQQLNGMNNSSGAAIASADKNKPGRQQLQLQLQQLALQQHQIMQQLQLSHRQYLLGLPPFLLPQAMNTDLQSLWKEGGQVLDDGPLKAAGLNGLLTGSTGTGSNLSNVGGALSSRQSPTLPSVSPALQQQLQQPQQQRMVNGGVSNNHIQQQQHALPSGGGLPSHGGSVEGGGSASSSPSTFQQHAGKEEKSSSASSHALYGHGVCKWPGCDAECEDYQAFLRHLNTEHQLDDRSTAQARVQMQVVSQLELQLDKERDRLQSMMAHLHMKPPNGSSSGSGNKDLMLTSTPKPAASSPQALPVMSISPSPPPLTMTTVSSALVPSRLLALPASNQSGGGGSGPIRRRLSDKGVSPLSGIDVPSLPDSSIRRRVAERANLDITEEIQRNREFYKSADVRPPFTYASLIRQAIIESPDKQLTLNEIYNWFQNTFCYFRRNAATWKNAVRHNLSLHKCFMRVENVKGAVWTVDEIEFYKRRPQRLQDRIAGGLPVPSQQVGQRSVRSPTLQQSPGLYGDSLNASLQAVDVQAALAESNLSFLSAAMSGASGSAPIASVASIMPSPRPPSAGNTSLGNMASINEAERFVISMVGQGLPGERLTSFPWPHYSNGVHIKQEPEVEEPSSDMEDNMDTSHPLAIAASTNEEESTETRPPSGGGDHVGQQGSHSGNNNSSSTAKDCEDEEEAEDLSLSSSTTTPSETPVSVSSCPP; encoded by the exons AGCCCTGTGGCGGCGTCGAAGGCGCAACCGTCCCTTCAGGCCGGGGGCGGTCGTGCCTGGGAGAAAGGGGATCTGTCTCCGCTGCTGATGATGAACACACTCGCCCAGCAGCAGATGCAGCAGATCCTACAGCACCAAGTGCTCTCGCCTTCCCAGCTACAACAGATCCTCACCACACAGCAGCAAACCTTCCTCTTCCAACAGCAG CAACaccaacagcagcagcaacaccAGAAACAGCTGGAGACGGTGATCCCTCAACTGCAGGAGCAGCTCCAGTTCATCATGGTGCAGCAGAGCCAAGTGCTCCAGCAGCTGAACGGCATGAACAATAGCAGCGGTGCTGCTATCGCCTCCGCGGACAAGAACAAGCCGGGACgacagcagctgcagctgcagtTGCAGCAGCTTGCCCTTCAGCAGCACCAGATCATGCAGCAGCTTCAGCTATCGCACAGGCAGTACCTCCTCGGCCTCCCTCCCTTTCTCCTACCGCAAG CCATGAACACGGACTTGCAGTCTCTCTGGAAGGAGGGTGGGCAAGTCTTGGACGACGGCCCCCTAAAAGCTGCGGGCCTCAACGGCCTACTGACGGGCTCCACGGGAACCGGCTCGAACCTCAGCAACGTTGGCGGTGCCCTGAGCAGTCGGCAGTCGCCGACGCTGCCGAGCGTGTCTCCGGCGCTCCAGCAGCAGCTCCAGCAGCCCCAGCAGCAACGAATGGTGAACGGCGGAGTGTCCAACAACCATATCCAACAACAGCAACACGCGCTGCCCTCGGGAGGAGGTCTTCCGTCTCACGGGGGCAGCGTAGAAGGGGGAGGCTCGGCGTCGTCATCACCGTCCACGTTCCAGCAGCACGCGGGGAAGGAGGAGAAGTCTTCCAGTGCCAGTAGCCATGCCTTGTACGGCCACGGTGTCTGCAAGTGGCCAGGCTGCGATGCTGAATGCGAGGATTACCAGGCGTTCTTAAG ACACCTGAACACCGAACATCAGCTGGATGACCGAAGTACAGCACAGGCCAGAGTCCAGATGCAAGTAGTTTCTCAACTGGAGCTGCAGCTTGACAAAGAGCGAGACAGGCTCCAGTCAATGATGGCCCATCTTCATATGAAACCTCCCAATGGAAGTTCCTCTGGATCTGGAAACAAAGACCTG ATGCTGACTTCGACCCCCAAGCCAGCAGCGTCCTCCCCTCAGGCCCTGCCAGTGATGTCCATCAGTCCAAGCCCTCCCCCTCTGACCATGACGACGGTGTCCAGTGCGCTGGTGCCCAGTAGGCTCCTGGCACTTCCAGCGTCGAATCAGTCAGGCGGAGGTGGCTCGGGGCCCATTCGGCGGAGGCTGAGTGATAAGGGCGTTTCTCCGCTCTCAG GCATAGATGTACCGTCATTACCTGATTCCTCCATTCGGCGGAGGGTCGCGGAGAGAGCTAACTTGGACATTACGGAAG AAATCCAGCGAAATCGCGAGTTTTACAAGTCCGCAGATGTTCGGCCTCCATTCACGTACGCCTCTCTCATTCGGCAG GCTATAATCGAATCTCCTGATAAACAGCTAACGCTGAATGAGATATACAACTGGTTCCAGAATACTTTCTGCTACTTCCGTAGGAATGCTGCAACTTGGAAG AATGCGGTGAGACACAACCTAAGCCTACACAAATGTTTTATGCGTGTTGAGAACGTTAAGGGGGCTGTATGGACTGTGGACGAAATAGAATTCTACAAGCGTAGACCCCAGCGCCTCCAAGATCGGATAGCAGG GGGTTTACCGGTGCCTTCACAGCAAGTTGGACAAAGGTCAGTTCGTAGTCCAACGCTCCAGCAAAGTCCGGGTCTCTACGGAGATTCCCTCAATGCTTCATTGCAAG CGGTGGACGTGCAGGCGGCTCTGGCAGAGAGCAACCTGTCATTCCTCAGTGCAGCAATGTCTGGAGCATCAGGCAGTGCACCTATTGCTAGTGTGGCCAGCATCATGCCCAGCCCACGACCTCCCAGTGCTGGAAACACTTCTCTCGGCAACATGGCCTCCATCAATGAAGCTGAGAGATTTGTCATCAGTATGGTGGGCCAGGGTCTACCGGGGGAGAGGCTAACCAG TTTCCCCTGGCCTCACTACAGCAATGGCGTCCACATCAAGCAGGAGCCAGAAGTAGAGGAGCCAAGTAGTGACATGGAAGACAACATGGACACATCCCACCCCTTGGCCATTGCTGCCTCCACCAATGAAGAGGAGTCCACAGAAACCCGTCCACCATCAGGAGGAGGCGACCACGTCGGCCAGCAGGGAAGTCACAGTgggaacaacaacagcagcagcacagcCAAGGACTGCGAAGACGAAGAAGAGGCCGAGGACTTGTCGCTCTCGTCGTCGACGACGACGCCCTCCGAGACTCCAGTCAGTGTGTCGTCGTGTCCTCCTTAG
- the LOC135398946 gene encoding forkhead box protein P2-like isoform X3, protein MGKAVYCRFRLAAAQIERQRHNSDGSTCVAGSQPVTMLPSLKEDDRMMDHEGDSEAAINLSTSQAAARPPNTTPTTNGVVHDDLADNQSPVAASKAQPSLQAGGGRAWEKGDLSPLLMMNTLAQQQMQQILQHQVLSPSQLQQILTTQQQTFLFQQQQHQQQQQHQKQLETVIPQLQEQLQFIMVQQSQVLQQLNGMNNSSGAAIASADKNKPGRQQLQLQLQQLALQQHQIMQQLQLSHRQYLLGLPPFLLPQAMNTDLQSLWKEGGQVLDDGPLKAAGLNGLLTGSTGTGSNLSNVGGALSSRQSPTLPSVSPALQQQLQQPQQQRMVNGGVSNNHIQQQQHALPSGGGLPSHGGSVEGGGSASSSPSTFQQHAGKEEKSSSASSHALYGHGVCKWPGCDAECEDYQAFLRHLNTEHQLDDRSTAQARVQMQVVSQLELQLDKERDRLQSMMAHLHMKPPNGSSSGSGNKDLMLTSTPKPAASSPQALPVMSISPSPPPLTMTTVSSALVPSRLLALPASNQSGGGGSGPIRRRLSDKGVSPLSGIDVPSLPDSSIRRRVAERANLDITEEIQRNREFYKSADVRPPFTYASLIRQAIIESPDKQLTLNEIYNWFQNTFCYFRRNAATWKNAVRHNLSLHKCFMRVENVKGAVWTVDEIEFYKRRPQRLQDRIAGGLPVPSQQVGQRSVRSPTLQQSPGLYGDSLNASLQAVDVQAALAESNLSFLSAAMSGASGSAPIASVASIMPSPRPPSAGNTSLGNMASINEAERFVISMVGQGLPGERLTSNGVHIKQEPEVEEPSSDMEDNMDTSHPLAIAASTNEEESTETRPPSGGGDHVGQQGSHSGNNNSSSTAKDCEDEEEAEDLSLSSSTTTPSETPVSVSSCPP, encoded by the exons AGCCCTGTGGCGGCGTCGAAGGCGCAACCGTCCCTTCAGGCCGGGGGCGGTCGTGCCTGGGAGAAAGGGGATCTGTCTCCGCTGCTGATGATGAACACACTCGCCCAGCAGCAGATGCAGCAGATCCTACAGCACCAAGTGCTCTCGCCTTCCCAGCTACAACAGATCCTCACCACACAGCAGCAAACCTTCCTCTTCCAACAGCAG CAACaccaacagcagcagcaacaccAGAAACAGCTGGAGACGGTGATCCCTCAACTGCAGGAGCAGCTCCAGTTCATCATGGTGCAGCAGAGCCAAGTGCTCCAGCAGCTGAACGGCATGAACAATAGCAGCGGTGCTGCTATCGCCTCCGCGGACAAGAACAAGCCGGGACgacagcagctgcagctgcagtTGCAGCAGCTTGCCCTTCAGCAGCACCAGATCATGCAGCAGCTTCAGCTATCGCACAGGCAGTACCTCCTCGGCCTCCCTCCCTTTCTCCTACCGCAAG CCATGAACACGGACTTGCAGTCTCTCTGGAAGGAGGGTGGGCAAGTCTTGGACGACGGCCCCCTAAAAGCTGCGGGCCTCAACGGCCTACTGACGGGCTCCACGGGAACCGGCTCGAACCTCAGCAACGTTGGCGGTGCCCTGAGCAGTCGGCAGTCGCCGACGCTGCCGAGCGTGTCTCCGGCGCTCCAGCAGCAGCTCCAGCAGCCCCAGCAGCAACGAATGGTGAACGGCGGAGTGTCCAACAACCATATCCAACAACAGCAACACGCGCTGCCCTCGGGAGGAGGTCTTCCGTCTCACGGGGGCAGCGTAGAAGGGGGAGGCTCGGCGTCGTCATCACCGTCCACGTTCCAGCAGCACGCGGGGAAGGAGGAGAAGTCTTCCAGTGCCAGTAGCCATGCCTTGTACGGCCACGGTGTCTGCAAGTGGCCAGGCTGCGATGCTGAATGCGAGGATTACCAGGCGTTCTTAAG ACACCTGAACACCGAACATCAGCTGGATGACCGAAGTACAGCACAGGCCAGAGTCCAGATGCAAGTAGTTTCTCAACTGGAGCTGCAGCTTGACAAAGAGCGAGACAGGCTCCAGTCAATGATGGCCCATCTTCATATGAAACCTCCCAATGGAAGTTCCTCTGGATCTGGAAACAAAGACCTG ATGCTGACTTCGACCCCCAAGCCAGCAGCGTCCTCCCCTCAGGCCCTGCCAGTGATGTCCATCAGTCCAAGCCCTCCCCCTCTGACCATGACGACGGTGTCCAGTGCGCTGGTGCCCAGTAGGCTCCTGGCACTTCCAGCGTCGAATCAGTCAGGCGGAGGTGGCTCGGGGCCCATTCGGCGGAGGCTGAGTGATAAGGGCGTTTCTCCGCTCTCAG GCATAGATGTACCGTCATTACCTGATTCCTCCATTCGGCGGAGGGTCGCGGAGAGAGCTAACTTGGACATTACGGAAG AAATCCAGCGAAATCGCGAGTTTTACAAGTCCGCAGATGTTCGGCCTCCATTCACGTACGCCTCTCTCATTCGGCAG GCTATAATCGAATCTCCTGATAAACAGCTAACGCTGAATGAGATATACAACTGGTTCCAGAATACTTTCTGCTACTTCCGTAGGAATGCTGCAACTTGGAAG AATGCGGTGAGACACAACCTAAGCCTACACAAATGTTTTATGCGTGTTGAGAACGTTAAGGGGGCTGTATGGACTGTGGACGAAATAGAATTCTACAAGCGTAGACCCCAGCGCCTCCAAGATCGGATAGCAGG GGGTTTACCGGTGCCTTCACAGCAAGTTGGACAAAGGTCAGTTCGTAGTCCAACGCTCCAGCAAAGTCCGGGTCTCTACGGAGATTCCCTCAATGCTTCATTGCAAG CGGTGGACGTGCAGGCGGCTCTGGCAGAGAGCAACCTGTCATTCCTCAGTGCAGCAATGTCTGGAGCATCAGGCAGTGCACCTATTGCTAGTGTGGCCAGCATCATGCCCAGCCCACGACCTCCCAGTGCTGGAAACACTTCTCTCGGCAACATGGCCTCCATCAATGAAGCTGAGAGATTTGTCATCAGTATGGTGGGCCAGGGTCTACCGGGGGAGAGGCTAACCAG CAATGGCGTCCACATCAAGCAGGAGCCAGAAGTAGAGGAGCCAAGTAGTGACATGGAAGACAACATGGACACATCCCACCCCTTGGCCATTGCTGCCTCCACCAATGAAGAGGAGTCCACAGAAACCCGTCCACCATCAGGAGGAGGCGACCACGTCGGCCAGCAGGGAAGTCACAGTgggaacaacaacagcagcagcacagcCAAGGACTGCGAAGACGAAGAAGAGGCCGAGGACTTGTCGCTCTCGTCGTCGACGACGACGCCCTCCGAGACTCCAGTCAGTGTGTCGTCGTGTCCTCCTTAG